The following coding sequences lie in one Rutidosis leptorrhynchoides isolate AG116_Rl617_1_P2 chromosome 4, CSIRO_AGI_Rlap_v1, whole genome shotgun sequence genomic window:
- the LOC139840306 gene encoding ras-related protein RABA6a-like: protein MGSSFFEEDCDYLFKTVLIGDSAVGKSNLLSRFAKDEFHLDSKPTIGVEFAYRNIKIRDKIVKAQIWDTAGQERFRAITSSYYRGALGALLVYDVTRRVTFENLRKWLHELREYGNRDMVIVLVGNKSDLVDSREVKIEDGQSLAQLEDLCFMETSAKDNLNVEDAFLQMITKVFEIASQKSLEAKENEETKKVIEGKKEIIYVVDEVSATKQTSCCNG from the exons ATGGGTAGTAGTTTTTTCGAAGAAGATTGCGATTACTTGTTTAAGACAGTTTTGATAGGAGATTCTGCAGTTGGGAAATCAAATCTTTTGTCGAGGTTTGCAAAAGATGAGTTTCATCTTGATTCCAAGCCCACAATTGGTGTTGAATTTGCTTATCGAAATATTAAAATCAGAGATAAGATTGTTAAAGCTCAGATATGGGACACCGCGGGTCAAGAAAG ATTCAGAGCGATAACTAGCTCATATTATCGTGGGGCATTGGGCGCATTGTTGGTCTACGACGTAACACGAAGGGTGACATTTGAGAACTTGAGGAAATGGTTACACGAGCTTAGAGAATATGGCAATCGCGACATGGTAATTGTTCTTGTTGGCAATAAATCGGATTTGGTTGATTCGAGAGAGGTCAAAATCGAAGATGGTCAAAGTCTTGCCCAATTAGAAGATTTATGTTTTATGGAAACATCTGCAAAGGATAATTTGAATGTAGAAGATGCATTTCTTCAAATGATCACAAAAGTTTTTGAAATTGCAAGTCAGAAAAGTCTTGAAGCTAAAGAAAATGAAGAAACAAAGAAAGTTATAGAAGGAAAAAAAGAAATTATTTATGTTGTTGATGAGGTGAGTGCTACTAAACAAACTAGTTGTTGTAATGGTTGA